Below is a genomic region from Bacillaceae bacterium S4-13-56.
ATTGTTATTGGAGGACCGGTTTCTATTTCTGCTCAAGTGGAGGAGGATCTGAAGGGGCTCGGTGTTAATGTACAACGAATTGCCGGACAGACACGATCAGACAGTGCACGGTTGATCGCATTAGAAATGGAGAAACGAAGTGGCATTAAACCCAGCAAAGCAATTGTTGTTTACGATAACAACTTCCCTGATGCCCTTTCCATAGCCCCATATGCAGCTAGGAATGGGTATCCTATTTTATTTACGGGAAAGAACCTATTGCCAACGGAAACTTCTGAATACTTGAAGGGAATATCAGAAACACTTGTCATAGGTGGGACAGGCGTTATAAGTAATTCTGTTTTCAATCAATTACCGAACCCAGTCAGAATTGGTGGAGCTAACCGTTATGATACGATGGCGATGATTGTACAGAAATTGATGCCAGCTTCTGAAAATGCCTTCGTGGCCACTGGAGAAAGTTTTGCTGATGCATTGACCGGGTCAGTTTTAGCAGCAAAAAGAAATGTACCATTACTACTTGTTTCTACGAATAAGGTGCCATCGGAAACTTCGTTAGTGATTGCAGAAAAGGACGTACGGAATTTTACCATCTTTGGTGGAACAGTTGCGGTTAGTGACTCAGTGGTTACAGAACTTAAAGGAGAATAATTGGGGTTTGTGTTAGTTTTTCCGCTTTGTGGTAAAATGTGTTGGAGTATCGGTTAAGATTTTTTTTAAAAGGAGTTTAGCTGATGAAGATACGTAAAGCAATTATTCCAGCAGCTGGTCTTGGTACACGTTTTTTACCAGCAACTAAAGCACAGCCAAAAGAAATGCTTCCCATAGTGGACAAGCCAACGATTCAATATATCGTTGAAGAAGCTGCGGCATCAGGAATTGAAGATATTATTATTATTTCTGGTCGTGGGAAACGTGCAATTGAAGACCATTTCGATATTTCTTATGAGCTTGAAGAAAAGCTTGCTGAAAAAGGTAAGACGGATCAGTTGAATATGGTACGATCGATTTCTGGTTTGGCAAATATTCATTATATAAGGCAGAAGGAACCAAAAGGTCTGGGACACGCTATTTATGTGGCTAATCGATTTGTGGGGAACGAGCCATTTGCAGTATTACTTGGAGACGACATTGTCGAATCCGAGGAGCCTTGCTTGAAGCAGTTGATTGATGTGTACAATGAGCATGGTTCATCCGTTGTCGGAGTGCAGGAAGTCCCCCACTCCGACGTGTCCAGCTACGGAATTATCGAATATGCCGATGAGCGTGTTGGTGGCGGCCAGCGTGTTGGTGGGGACGGTTCTTACCAACACAACGTTCATAAGGTGCGGTCGTTGGTAGAAAAGCCTCAACCAGAGGATGCTCCTTCAAACTTAGCGATTACAGGTCGTTATATTCTGATGCCAGAAATCTTTAAGATTCTTGAAACCCTTCCACCCGGGAAAGGTGGAGAAATTCAGTTGACGGATGCGATTAACAAACTGAATCAAGAACAATCCGTTTATGCTTGTGAGTATAAAGGGCGCCGTTATGATATTGGGAACAAGTTCGGTTTTGTTCGGGCGACTATTGATTTTGCAATTGAACGTGAGGACATTCGTGATGAGCTTTTGGATTATATGAAGAATGTGATAGGAAATTATAGCAAGAAATAAGGAAGAAAGAGCTCTGATTGGGGCTCTTTTTTGTTGTTTTGTTATATGTGGGACTTGGAATATTATTAATTGTTGTGTTGAGCATAGCACATGTTTGGTGAGCATAGAATATTCGATTTGAGCATTGAGCAGGTTTTGTGCGCAAAGGTTTTAAAAATCAGAGCATATACATGGAAAAGTTGAGCATTGATTTTTCTCATGTCGCGCATAGAACAACTTTGTTGAGCATAAAGTGGTTGCTTCGAGCATTGAGCAGGTTTATTGAGCCGAGGTACTAAAATACCGAGCATAAAACTGTAAAATTTGAGCATAGCCCCAATGAAATCAGCGCATAAGAGTAGTTAACTGCGCCCAGAGAATATAATTTGAGCATATACCAATAAAGCTGAGCATTAATGTTGTGTAGGTGATAGCTATGACAAACCCCATGAGCATGAGAGATCTCTTTAATTTCAAGCCTCTACCTACCATCAAGTAGAGTCTAACTCACTAGTAGAAAGGCTCCTGCCACGATAAGTGTTAGGCCAAGTATTTTCTTTACGGTTATTTTCTCTTTTAAGAATAAGGCTGAAATGATAAGCGTCCATATGTAAGTGATTGATGTTAATGGATATACAACTGTATATGGTAAAAGCTGTAGGGTGACTATATTTAGAATAGCTCCTGTACCGTAAAAGAATCCTCCTAAGATGAAATACTCCACAAAGGAACGCTGTAAAGTGAGAGTTCCAACACGAAACTCTTGTTGCTGCCAAATCTGCGTTAATTTCCCCCTTTGATTTTGTTTTTCTCCACTTTCTCCCATATCGTGTTGGTGAGAACCGTCCCTATCAACACGATGACTGTCACTACTCATTTTCTTGAAGTAGAAGGAGCCGATGGAGCCTAGGAGTGTGAAGAGTAGTAGTGTTAGGAATGTTAGTAGGTTAATTTTCTCCACCTCCTATGAGGGTTGCTCCTAGTATGATGAGTAGGGTTCCGAGTATGCTTTTTTCTGTTATGACTTCTTGAAGAAAGAGAGTCCCGAGTAGTAGGGCAAAAATGTAGCCTAGACTTAAGATAGGATGCAGAACGGATAGACTCCCGTACCGATAGGCAACAATCATAAGAACAGCACCTAAAAAATAAAGGACAAAACCTGTAATAAGATGCAGGTTAATGTCTCCCCCAGAAAGCTTCCACTGAAGCTGACCAAAAGCTGTCATTAGTGCAGCTATGGTCATGATCGCAATTCCCTTTTTATTTTTATTTAATGAATAGATCAGATTGTTCATTTCGTTTCTCCTCCAAAGGCGTCCGCCTTAGCCTATCACTTTCGTTTCTCTTCCATTACCTAGGCCTTCAATAATTTTAATTTTTTACAAAACCCAACTATACCTTGAACCCAAAAACATGTTCTTCCTCTTTTTTCACAAGAGCCATTAAAAATATCATAAAAGCAATCAAAGTGTTGGCGAAAAGATATCGATAATCCTGAGCTGGGATGGCTGCGGCCACGATTGCCGTATTCAGGAGGACTGGCCCACTTACGAGCAGTGAACGAAAACCAATTTTTCGAACAGCTATAAAGCTGAAAAATAGGATGAAAAACGTGTATGTTGCTGGTCGCCAAAACCATTCCTTGTAATTTTCAAAGGACCCTTCAAGATAGCCTGTTAAGAATTCATGTAATCCATCACTAACTGGAGTCTGCTTAATCCCATACGTGTTCGCACGGAAAATTCCTCCTGGATACGTGTTTGTATACCCGTCTTCCGGCTCAACGATTTGCCAAACAAGAGAAGTTTGGTCTAGATAAGCATCGATCACAAGTCCTGGATTATTTTTTACAACAAGAGCCCACACCTTTAAAAAGTACGGAAAATCAGAAAAAATGAGTTCCTTGTTATATATGCCGGAAAATTTTATAGTATCGGTGAGATAAGGATTATAGAGCTCAAACCACTTATCTCGCGGCAAGAGTTTATATACATACTGTTGCTGGGCCCCGTTCATCTCGCCACCCTCCACAACGACGCGAGCCAATTGTTGCTGCGGTATACCGAGAGCTTCGTTCGGATCCCCTTCTTCAACATGGAACGCTGAGTACACTGGTCCTGAAACTATAAAATAAATTGCGAACACACTAACAGCAAAAATTCCAAGCTTCTTCCACTGATTCCGATAAACAAGAAGTAACAAGACAATCAATAGGAGTAAAATGGGTACACCATTACTTCTCATGAACATCATGGATAGAGCTGTTAAACCGAAAAACACAAGATGGCTAATGGAGCTAAGCCATGCCCCTCTTGTAGCTACTATATTAAATAGAAGAATAGTAAACAACATAAGGGCGGTGCTGTATAGGATGTCCTTCCAAAGAATGATCGAAAACATTCCTGTAGCTGGGTGGATCGCGAAAAGAATGGCAACGATCCAAAGAACTGTCCTAGGAACCCCTGCTTTCTGAAATCGATAAAGTCCATAACCAAGGGTAAGACTCAATGCAATAATCTGAAACGTTCCCACCACTGCCGGCGAATACCAAAAAACAGTCAACAGTTGAATTAACCAGGTATAGACCACAGGATGCCAGTTGTTATATTCATGAGTATGTATTTGAGTCCAATGAGAGAACGAGTCCGGCGACATCTCCCCAGGAAAAAATCCAAGTAAAAACAGGGTCCCCACAATAGCCATGGGAAAACCATAAAATGCAATATTCCATTTGGAAACCTGTTTGTCTTTTATTTCAATATTTACTTTCGTGAAAAGATAGATCAGGAGTATGGAAACCAACGTAAATGTTACAAAAGTCCCCACATAGATAAATGCATGAACCAGTGTTCCGTTGTCGTTAAGATGCTCCATTGGTTGATAAATGCTGGTAAGAAAAGCTAAAGTAAAAAGCATACTGAAAATAACCGTCCCGAGATGGAACAACTCTCGCCACTCTTCAAAAAGGAGGCGAAAAAACAACCAGTATATTCCGATATAGATCAAAAAGATAATAGCAATCGTTGGATTGGGTGTTTCCATGAACGACTGGAACCATGATATGGAAGCTACTGTACTTAGGACTGCAGCAATAACTACTGCCAATCCTTTAACCATTTTAAACACATGTGACACCACCTTCATGTTAACGAGCAGAAGCGAAGGGCATTATTCCTCCACTGGGCCCTTCGCAATATCTTTGTATATTTTATTTAATTCTATTTCATATTGTTTTTTATGACTGGATGCCACGGTATCCAAGATGAGTCCACAGGCTAGAGAAAGAACCGCTAGTAACACGAGACCAACCGCAAGAATAGCAGACGGGACTTTTTCAACGTATTGTGTTTGAATAAATTCAACGATGACTGGAGTTCCCACAGCTAAACCAAGAATGAAAAAAATAGCCGCCCAAACGTTGAAGAATAACATTGGCTTGTACTCTTTAAACAAAGTAAAGATTTTTTTTACAACTTTATAACCGTCACTGACGGTATTTAGTTTAGACTCACTACCTTCCGGACGATCCCGATATTCAATTGGGATTTCTTTTATAGCTAGACGCTTGTCCAAGGCATGGATGGTCATCTCAGTTTCAATCTCAAACCCTGGACTCATGACTGGCATTGATTTAACAAAAAGAGGATCGAAAGCACGGTATCCTGTCATAATGTCATCTAGCTTACTCTTATATAAAAAGTTAATTAGACCTTTGACTAATGAATTACCAAAATTATGGAACGCTCGCTTATTCTCTTCTGTGTAGGTCCCATTGGATAAACGGTCCCCAATGACCATATTAGCTTCTTTATTTTTGATAGGCTCGATCAGCTGATGGACAAATTTTGCCGGATATGTATTGTCTCCATCCACCATCACATAACAGTCCGCTTCAATCTCGCGAAACATGGATCGAACCACATGGCCCTTCCCCTGTCTGAACTCCTTTTTCACAACTACCCCATGCTCTCGGGCAATCTCAGACGTCCGGTCCTTCGAATTATTGTCATAAACATATATGGTTGCATCAGGCAGCTCTTGTCTGAAGTCCTCTATAACCGCGCCAATGGTTTGCTCCTCATTATAACAAGGGATTAATACTGCGATTTTCAATGGTAACACTCCTTACGACAGAGAATCATCCTCTGTCCTTCTTCTATTAATTTTGACAATATCCACTGAGATTATAGCAGAAAGTCAACATTAAGTCTTAAAAACACGCAACCCACCTAAAACAACTACTGCCGTCAATAGTCCTCCAAGGAGTAACAATAGGAGACTAGATTCAACTGGAAGCAGGTGTATGGCCCATATCATGGTGCCTGTCACCAGTAAAAATCCTGTCACTTTTACAAAATCTATTTTTGACATGATAGTGTAACGGTATTTGATTTGTGCTCCAATAATAAGCAGAATGGTATTCACTAGTGAGCCAACCACGGTTCCAAGAGCAATGGCTGTTGCTCCCATTTCCTCAAGGAATAAGTTGATCACTAAAATGTTGATTCCGAATACGGAAACAATACTAAATAAAATCGGTATATAGGAATTTTCCTTCGCATAGAAGAACCTAGTCACATACGTATTCAACGCCAATGTGTACATTGACAGTGCGAAGATTTGCAGCAATGGATACGTCATTGCCGTTGAATCTTCGTTAAAGTTCCCATATTGGAAAACGACTTCTATGATTTCTTTAGCATAGAAAAAAACATATACAGTGGCAGGAATGAGTAATACAGACAGCCACTTAAATCCTTTTTGGTAAATGCGTTTAAGTTTTGCCGTATCCCCCTCCCCAACCGTTTTAGCTAGCATAGGAAAGATAACTGTTGTAATAGTTGTCATTAGAACCGCCTGCGGAAACTGGGTCATTTTTGATGCATAGTTTAATGAAGCAATTAATCCATCCTGCAGGTCAGCGGCATAGATTCTTTGAATGAAAAAGTAAAACTGTAATGCTGCTCCCCCAAATAAAATAGGAACCGCTAGCTTCATAAAACGAGTAATATCAGGATTGTTTCTCCAGTTGAAATGAAACTTGAAAATATTCGTTTTCTTTTGGGCTAGTATCAGCAATAAAACCATGGCTAATGCTCCCACTGAAGCACCAAGACCATAGGAATATTCAAGTAAAATCGGTGTAAGTCCAACCCCGATTAGTAAAAATAATCCGTTGAAAAGCAGGGTTGAAAAGGCGCTAAGTCGGTAACGACCCTCCACATTCATAAGTCCACTGAGCCACATAGCGAGCACAAGGAAAAAGGTTGATGGTGCCATCCACACAAACAATTCACTTGTTAATTGAAAGGCTTTTTCTGACATCCCACTGAAAAAAAGCTCAATCCAAAAATCAGAGAACACCATGAATAGAATGGTGATTCCACCAATCACAAGCGTTAAACCCGAAAAAATAGTTTGAACAAATTCCTTTTTTCTGGATTCGTCGAGTTTGCTGTACACGGAAATAAAGGCCGTGGTGACCGCTCCACCAAGGACTATATAAATAAAATTGGGAATCGTAAAGGCAACGACAATACTATCAGCCTGATAGCTCGTCCCATATTGATATCCAATGACTACTTCGCGTGCAAAGCCAAATAGCCTTGCCAGGACATTGATCACCGCCACTGTCCCCAATATTTTTATTAATGACCGCACATAGATCGCTCTCCTACTTTTTGATACGTTTTTGAACTTTGTATATAAAACCTGTGTTAATTCACTTTTGGAGCTGTTTCTTTGTCCAAACTCAATTTAAAATCGGTTTTTATTCACTTTTGGGCCTGCTTCTTTGTCCAAACTTAATTTAAAACCGGTTTTTATTCACTTTTGGGCCTGCTTCTTTGTCCAAACTTAATTTAAAACCGGTTTTTATTCACTTTTGGGCCTGCTTCTTTGTCCAAACTTAATTTAAAACCGGTTTTTATTCACTTTTGGGCCTGCTTCTTTGTCCAAACTCAATTTAAAACCGGCTTTTATTCACTTTTGAATACACTTTACTTACAAAACTAAATAAACTCTTAAACACTTCAAAAAATTGACCCCGCTTTTGAGGTTTCAACAGCGGGGATTAGTTAATGTATTCATTTTGTAACTGTATTTAAATCCCATATATCTTGAGGATCTCTTGAATAAGCTGATTTTGGTCATTTTCCTCAGCTTTTTTAAATCCGTTTGTACGGAGGATCTCTTGGCGTTCAGGATCATGCAATAGGGAGCGTATCCCTTTGGCAAGACTAGTTGGATTTTTTGGTTCCACCTTAAGCCCCGCTTCACCGTCTAGTAAATAGGTTAGGCCTCCCACATCGGTACCAACAACCGGCGTCCCACAGGACATAGCCTCCAATGCCACAAGGCCAAAGCCTTCGATATGGGATGGGAGAATGAATAGGTCTGCGGCAGAGAGCCAGACTGCAACTTCTGACTGGTCCATAGCATCATGAATCACGATGTTTCCGCCATTTCGATTTCCATTAGGACTATTGGGATCATTTATTTCGTTAGCAGATCCTTCACCCATAAACTCCGCTTTGAATTTTTCAATATAATTACGATCCTTGGCTTCTCCAATTAAATGAAGGGTCACATCTGGATCGGTTTCCTTTAAAGAAAGCATGGCTTGACCTAAGTCAGATAGGCCTTTGGCAAAAATAAGGTTACCGACGAACAAAAGGATTCTCTCATCAGCAGAAAGCTCGAGCTTAGAGCGAGCTTCAGATTTTTCTATCTGCTTAAAAACATCTCGGTTCACACCCATGTTAATGACGGATACTCTGTCCGCAGGAACATCAAAGTTGTCGACGATGTCTTGTTTTAAGCGGTCACCGACGGCAATGATATGGTCGGCTTTTTGTAAAATCATTTCTGATAGCTTTCGTGCCCACCCACTCTTTTTGACCATTTGGTCGATATCCCCGCCATGGGAGGTGACGATAAGTTTTTTGCGAAGCAAGAACTTGTACGCTAGCCCAATCAATCCTGTCGGAAAGATGTAGTGGGCGTGAACAACCTGATAGCGCCATCCCCCAGCGATGAGTCTTGCTAGGCCTCGGAGGAAGAATCCGAGGTATTTTTTCAAAAGAATTGATTTGCCCTTGCGTGGGTCGGTGATGGCGATGGTGTCTACTTTTAGACCCTGGTTCCGCAGTTGTTCTACTTGGTTTTTGACGAAGATTCCGAATGTTTTTGAGTGTGTTGATGGGTACATGTTACTGAGTACTAGGACTCGTGATTTCCGTTTTTTTTTTGCTTGGATGTGTTCGTTTACTAGGACCATTCCTTGGTGTGCTTTGTGTTTCATGGTGTTGGCTATGGTTTGGTAGCGTTCGAGTGTTGCTGGCCAGTCGTTTGCCATTTGTTCGTAGCAGCAGACGAAAAAGTCGTCTTCTTTGTTGAGTTGGTCGATGACGATGACGTGGTCGTTGGAGCCGATCATGTCCATGAAGTCTTTTACTTTGTGGTGATAGGCTACGGCGATCACGGGTGTTTCGGATACGAGTGCTAGTATGAGTGAGTGTAATCTTGTGCCGATGACGATGTCTTGTTCGGCTGTGAATTTGACGATGTCTTCTGGGTAGAAGACTTTATTTTGGACGCGACAGTGGTCGCTGTGTGTCATTTTGGATTTGACTTCTTCTGATACCCAGACGTCTTGTGGGTATTTAGTAGAGAAGAAGTTGATTTGTACGTCTGGGTATTTTTCGACGAGTGCGTCTAGGTTTCGCGCCATCCCAAGGACGTAGTTTTGATACATTTCAACGTTTTCTTCTGGCCAGTAGCTTCCATGATGAAAGGGTACGGCTGTGACTCCGATTTGGAGTGGTCGTTCTCTTTTTTGGGTTGTTGCTGGCATAGGGACTTCGAAGGCTGGGTCTCCAATGACATGTATTTCAGATTTAACTCCTATGGATTTGAGGAGTTCTTTTGATTTTGGATCTCGAACGGTGACGATTTCAGACAAATTGGCTAAGGATCGAAGTAATATTTTTCCTACTTTGGTAAGTATTGGGCCTGCGCCTACGCCGTACAGGACAACGGGGGTGCGTGACAGTTTGGCGAGCCAGCCGTACATCCCGAATAAAAAGGCTTCGCGCCCGTAAAGGTCCATGAAGATTCCTCCTCCACCGACGATGAGCATGTCCAACTTTTTAATGGTAGAATAGTTGGCGCGCATGGTGGAGAGCATGGTTAAATAAGCGCTTTTCTTCTTGTGATAAAGGCGCTCTGATTTTACTCCATAGGATTTATTTGTTTGGTCTGGCTGGTTGGAAAAAACAATGATTTCGTCGCGGCTGACCTTGAATACCTTTTGAAGCTGAAGTAGGATTCCTTCAAGGATGGCTTCATCGCCTTTATTATTGTTCCCGTAGTTGCCGACAATACCAATTGTCATATGTTATTCAATCCTTTGTCTTCCAAAATTCAATGGATGTTCTTTTATGATCATGCTGTCTTTTCAGCTATTTCTTAATGTTCGACATTCCATACCATTATACTATTGTAACACGAATTATGTCGCATAAAAACATAACATTTTTTTGTTAGAAAATCGCATTTTTAATTAATGGTTTTGTTGATTTATTATTGGTTTTCTAGGTCCTATTTTTCTTGAGTTACAGGGTGCATCTATAGTTGCGTTAAGTTAATTGACGGGTTGAGGTTTATTATGCTCATTTTTGTTCATACATGCTCAAGTTTTATTTTCTATGCGCGGTTTGTTTCTCTTATGCGCGGGTTTGATTGGGGCTATGCTCAAATTTCTTGGTTTTATGCTCGGGTTTTTGAAACCTTTGCGCAGTTAATTTCTTCTATGCGCGAATCTATTCACTTAAGCTCAACAACCGTCTTCTATGCGCAACCTCCGCGAATCCAATGCTCAGCTTTTACAAGTTAATGCGCGGGTTTGAAAAGGTAATGCTCAAAAAGTTAATCCTAAGCGCGACATTCACTTCATAAGCGCAAAATCAACCCTCTTCGCGCGTAAAAACAAGGTTACGCGCACCCAAAATCTATTCAAAAAAGTTACATATTTTACCTAATCTATCATGTTGGTTAGTAGTGTTGTCAAGTTTAATTCGTGTTATACTAGATTCAGTGAGTTCACGAATGATAAGGAGAGTTAGGACGACATGGGTGTTCTACAAATGTTGAGCAAGTCGAAGGAAGAACGTCATCTAAAAAAGTATCTAAAAACGGTAGATAAAATAAATATTTTGGAGAAAGAATTTGAGCAACTAAGTGATGATGAGCTGCGTATGAAGACGGTGGAGTTTAAGCAGTTGATAGCCGATGGTTCTTCGGTGGATGATCTTAAAGGTGAGGCGTTTGCGGTGGTTCGCGAGGCTTCAAAGCGAGTACTTGGGCTGCGCCATTTTGACGTACAGTTAATTGGTGGGCTTGTTTTATTAGAAGGAAATATTGCGGAAATGCCAACGGGAGAAGGAAAAACACTTGTTGCCTCTCTTCCAAGTTATTTGCGCGCCCTTGAAGGGAAAGGTGTTCACGTTATTACGGTGAATGAATACTTAGCACGTCGTGACCGTGCATTAATTGGGCAAATCCACGAATTTTTAGGGTTAACCGTTGGATTAAATATCCCAGGTCTGCACCCTCTTCAGAAACAAGAGGCTTATGAAGCAGAAATTACTTATGGTATTGGAACAGAATTTGGATTTGATTTTTTACGAGATAATATGGCTTATGCCAAAACTCAAAAGGTTCAACGAAAATATTATTATGCAATTATTGACGAGGTTGATAGTGTCTTAATTGATGAGGCAAAAACTCCTCTTATTATTGCTGGAAAAACAATGCCAAGTGAAAATTTGGCCAATGTATGTGCGAAGGTCACAAAAAACTTCCAGCAGGATGTGGAGTTTCAGTTTGACCATGAGTTAAAAACGGTTAACATCACCGATGAAGGAATTAATAAAATTGAACGTGCTTTTGGGATTGAAAATTTGTTCGATCTTGAACATCGTTCACTCTATCATTATATGTTGCAAGCGTTACGTGCCCGTGTGTTATTTACGAGAGATGTTGATTATATCGTTGATCAGGGTGAAGTAAAGCTTGTGGATATGAACACCGGCCGCATCATGGAGGGTCGTAGTTTAAGTGATGGATTGCATCAGGCAATCGAAGCGAAGGAAGGGCTTAAGGTTACAGAAGAAAATAAGGCTCAGGCTTCCGTTTCGATTCAAAACTATTTCCGTATGTACCCTGTTTTATCTGGTATGACAGGTACAGCTAAAACTGAAATAACTGAGTTCCAGCATGTTTATGGTATGGATGTTGTTCAGATCCCAACAAATAAGCCTATTATTCGTAAAGATTTACCTGACCTAGTTTTCAAAACGAAGGAACAGAAATACCGCCGGATGGTTGAGGAAGTTCGTCAGCGTCATGAAAAGGGACAGCCTATTTTAATCGGGACAACGTCCATCCTTCAATCAGAGGTTGTGGCTGAATATTTGGATGAGGCTGGATTGAGCTATCATTTGTTGAATGCTAAAAGCGTGGAGCATGAAGCACATCTTATTTCCCTCGCTGGACAAAAGAGTCAAATCACGATTGCCACGAATATGGCTGGTCGCGGAACAGACATCATGCTTGGAGAGGGTGTAGCTGAACTTGGTGGTTTGCACGTTCTTGGAACAGAAAAACATGAAAGCCGTCGCATCGATAATCAGTTGAAAGGTCGTTCTGGCCGTCAAGGCGATCCAGGCTCTACCCAATTTATTATCTCATTAGAAGATGAGCTTTTTATCCGCTTCGCCAAAGATGATGTGGAAGCTAAACTTCCTTCTTTAACGACGGATAGTACCGGATTAATTTTGAATAAAGAAATTCATAAATTTATAGATAAGGTGCAAAAAATCAGTGAAGGAAGCCACTTCTCTGTTCGTGAATTTTCCTTGAAACTGGACGATATTATTAATGATCAACGAGAGGTTATTTATAAACTACGAGATCAAATCTTCTATTCTACGAATACGATTGAAATTTTGAAAAAGCATGTGGAACCTGTTGTTCTTGATTTGGTTGATAAACATTGCTCAGAAGATTCTATTCCTGATGATTGGGATCTTAAAGGTTTAAATCAGAAGTTAGAAGATTTCATGCTTGTGGAAGTTACGTTTGATAGAGATTACGAAGAGCCAGAAGAGGTTCGTGAAGCAGTAAAGCCTTTCATTGAGAGGCATTTAGAGGAAGTTTCCTTCCATGAGAATGTAGAGGAAATTCAAAATACGTTACGACAGATTAGTTTGGCGCTTGTGGACCATCATTGGACGGAGCATTTAGATGAAATGAATCGTATGAAGGAAGGCGTTGGTATCCGACACTATCAACAGGAGGATCCTATCCGAACCTTCCAAAAAGAAGGCTTTGAGCTTTTCGAGATAATGTATCATCGATTAGAGCTTGATTTTAACCGTCGTATGACCAGAGCGATTCAACAGTTTGAAGCTAGAA
It encodes:
- a CDS encoding polysaccharide pyruvyl transferase family protein; translation: MTIGIVGNYGNNNKGDEAILEGILLQLQKVFKVSRDEIIVFSNQPDQTNKSYGVKSERLYHKKKSAYLTMLSTMRANYSTIKKLDMLIVGGGGIFMDLYGREAFLFGMYGWLAKLSRTPVVLYGVGAGPILTKVGKILLRSLANLSEIVTVRDPKSKELLKSIGVKSEIHVIGDPAFEVPMPATTQKRERPLQIGVTAVPFHHGSYWPEENVEMYQNYVLGMARNLDALVEKYPDVQINFFSTKYPQDVWVSEEVKSKMTHSDHCRVQNKVFYPEDIVKFTAEQDIVIGTRLHSLILALVSETPVIAVAYHHKVKDFMDMIGSNDHVIVIDQLNKEDDFFVCCYEQMANDWPATLERYQTIANTMKHKAHQGMVLVNEHIQAKKKRKSRVLVLSNMYPSTHSKTFGIFVKNQVEQLRNQGLKVDTIAITDPRKGKSILLKKYLGFFLRGLARLIAGGWRYQVVHAHYIFPTGLIGLAYKFLLRKKLIVTSHGGDIDQMVKKSGWARKLSEMILQKADHIIAVGDRLKQDIVDNFDVPADRVSVINMGVNRDVFKQIEKSEARSKLELSADERILLFVGNLIFAKGLSDLGQAMLSLKETDPDVTLHLIGEAKDRNYIEKFKAEFMGEGSANEINDPNSPNGNRNGGNIVIHDAMDQSEVAVWLSAADLFILPSHIEGFGLVALEAMSCGTPVVGTDVGGLTYLLDGEAGLKVEPKNPTSLAKGIRSLLHDPERQEILRTNGFKKAEENDQNQLIQEILKIYGI
- the secA2 gene encoding accessory Sec system translocase SecA2, whose protein sequence is MGVLQMLSKSKEERHLKKYLKTVDKINILEKEFEQLSDDELRMKTVEFKQLIADGSSVDDLKGEAFAVVREASKRVLGLRHFDVQLIGGLVLLEGNIAEMPTGEGKTLVASLPSYLRALEGKGVHVITVNEYLARRDRALIGQIHEFLGLTVGLNIPGLHPLQKQEAYEAEITYGIGTEFGFDFLRDNMAYAKTQKVQRKYYYAIIDEVDSVLIDEAKTPLIIAGKTMPSENLANVCAKVTKNFQQDVEFQFDHELKTVNITDEGINKIERAFGIENLFDLEHRSLYHYMLQALRARVLFTRDVDYIVDQGEVKLVDMNTGRIMEGRSLSDGLHQAIEAKEGLKVTEENKAQASVSIQNYFRMYPVLSGMTGTAKTEITEFQHVYGMDVVQIPTNKPIIRKDLPDLVFKTKEQKYRRMVEEVRQRHEKGQPILIGTTSILQSEVVAEYLDEAGLSYHLLNAKSVEHEAHLISLAGQKSQITIATNMAGRGTDIMLGEGVAELGGLHVLGTEKHESRRIDNQLKGRSGRQGDPGSTQFIISLEDELFIRFAKDDVEAKLPSLTTDSTGLILNKEIHKFIDKVQKISEGSHFSVREFSLKLDDIINDQREVIYKLRDQIFYSTNTIEILKKHVEPVVLDLVDKHCSEDSIPDDWDLKGLNQKLEDFMLVEVTFDRDYEEPEEVREAVKPFIERHLEEVSFHENVEEIQNTLRQISLALVDHHWTEHLDEMNRMKEGVGIRHYQQEDPIRTFQKEGFELFEIMYHRLELDFNRRMTRAIQQFEARKIKIDLT